The Paenibacillus sp. BIC5C1 DNA segment CATTAACACGGTTTTTTCCTTTGCCATGTTCAGCTTCTCCGCAAGTTTCCTGCCGATCTGTTCATTCTCTTCCACCGTGGTTCTCATCAGAGATACAGTCGGATTATGCTGATAAAACTTATGATCCTTGAATTTCTCCGGCACAGTATTGCTCGGCCCAAAATTGCACATATCCAAAGCGCCCACCGAGACTACCTGCGGAATACCATTGCGGCCTGCAGCCTCCAAGCGATTCGGCCCCCCATTTAAGACACCGCCGATGATTTCATCCGCCCACTCCGTCGTCGTCAAATCCAATACACCTTCAATGAAGCCTGCTTCAATCAACGCCTCCATGGACTGCCCTCCGATGCCCGTAGCGTGGAAGACAAGCACCTCGTAGCCCCGCTCCTCCAAATATTTTCTTGCCGCTGTCACACATGGTGTTGTCACTCCGAACATCGTGGCTGCAACAAGCGGCTTCTTATCCGGTTTGTGCGTATGCTCAAACTTGAGCATGCCCGCCATCGCAAATAATGCATTTGTAAATATTTTCGTGGAAATTGAGTTCAACCCTGCTACATCCACCACAGACGGAATCATGACAATATCACTCGTGCCTACGTAAGGAGCTGTGTTTCCAGAAGCAACGGTTGATACCATCACCTTAGGGACACCAATCGGCAGGGCTCTCATGGCAGGTGTGACCAGGGAGGTTCCACCAGTGCCACCAAAGGAAATGATTCCGTCAAATTTACCCTGTTTGTACAACTGTGGTACCAGCTTCTTCAATCCTATGGACAAAACTTCTGTAGCCAAAGCCCGATCCTTCTTTGCCGCAAGTTCTTCTATGATCATGCCTGCGGCGTGAGCGACTTCCTGATTGGACACATCCGGAACAAAGGACGGTTCAAATACGCCTGTATGAATCATTAATGTCCCCAACCCAAGCTCCTCTGCAATGCTCTTGACGTAAAGGTATTCATCACCCTTTGTATCAAACGTTCCAATGATTGCGACTGTTTTCATTCCACGGCCTCCTCGTATGACTCTTTAGAAACCAAGCTCGATCGCAGGTAGCATGCTGATTTTTTTGGCTAACAGAAAAACCAGTACGATCGTTATAACTTCATCATACTGGTCCTGTTTATTTATGAAAACGCTTTTATGTTCTATGTTTTTGTGTTTAGGTTAGATCTGTACTTCTTGGGAGAGCAACCCTTAAGCTTTTTGAACATTTTGCTGAATTGTGCGTAATTGGGATACCCAACCATTCCGGCCACTTCGGATAATTGAAGCTGCGGCGCATGAAGAAGCGTGACGGCTTTATTTATGCGGAAACTCACCAGATAGGTCTGAAAGCTGCAGCCAACCTCCTTTTTAAACAAACTGCTCAAATAGCTGCGGGAAACATGAGCAACCTTGGCCAGATCCGAAAAAACAATTTCACTGCTGTAGTTTTGCGCCACGTACTCTTTGACAAACTCAACGTAATCATAATGATGGGTGATGCCTTTCAGCATTTTGACCATAAAATCGTCCTCATCCAGTTTACCCAGGCGTTTAAAATCGCGTGTAATTGCCGTAATCGACTTCTCGGAAGGAATTCGTTCAAAAGCAGAACCGCCAATATAGCCCATAATATCTGTGTTGTCGCTATACATGTACTGGACATCGACCGGCGTCTTTACCGGGCCGCCATAAATCATCTTGATCAAATTCGGCTTAAACTGATTGCAGGTATCAAAAATACGCAGCGCCTTTGATTTGGCGGCCTCCAAGGATACAACCTTCCGTGCACCCAATAACCCGCCTTCGGTCAGGCCGAGATGAGCACAGATTACATCTGCTCCCGCTTCAATCATCTGGGCTGCCTGAAGCTCATCAAATACGAACGCCACCGTAAACAAATCCTGTTGATGGGCCAGGCGTATAGCCTCAACCTCAATGTCATAACTTATTCCGTCTTCCTCCAGAGCCTCTCTGAACAATCCGTCTATCAAGCCAACTGTAGGATAGTTGTTGACTCCCGAAAACCCTTTCCTCTTGATTTCCTCTATATAATCAGCCAATACTATGGTTGGATCATTCGCATTCAGTCCAAAGAGTACGGGAGATTGCC contains these protein-coding regions:
- a CDS encoding Tm-1-like ATP-binding domain-containing protein; this encodes MKTVAIIGTFDTKGDEYLYVKSIAEELGLGTLMIHTGVFEPSFVPDVSNQEVAHAAGMIIEELAAKKDRALATEVLSIGLKKLVPQLYKQGKFDGIISFGGTGGTSLVTPAMRALPIGVPKVMVSTVASGNTAPYVGTSDIVMIPSVVDVAGLNSISTKIFTNALFAMAGMLKFEHTHKPDKKPLVAATMFGVTTPCVTAARKYLEERGYEVLVFHATGIGGQSMEALIEAGFIEGVLDLTTTEWADEIIGGVLNGGPNRLEAAGRNGIPQVVSVGALDMCNFGPSNTVPEKFKDHKFYQHNPTVSLMRTTVEENEQIGRKLAEKLNMAKEKTVLMLPLRGVSSIDVEGEPFYGPEEDRMLFDTLREHVDHSIVEVIEMDCAINDPAFAEAAAQKLIDLMTSNSE
- a CDS encoding phosphoenolpyruvate hydrolase family protein; its protein translation is MSLNRTVILERLQSQLREGNHIIGVSTGTGITAKYAAQNGADFILMLNSGKFRQMGRSSLAGFLPFCNSNDMVMDFASREIVPLVRQSPVLFGLNANDPTIVLADYIEEIKRKGFSGVNNYPTVGLIDGLFREALEEDGISYDIEVEAIRLAHQQDLFTVAFVFDELQAAQMIEAGADVICAHLGLTEGGLLGARKVVSLEAAKSKALRIFDTCNQFKPNLIKMIYGGPVKTPVDVQYMYSDNTDIMGYIGGSAFERIPSEKSITAITRDFKRLGKLDEDDFMVKMLKGITHHYDYVEFVKEYVAQNYSSEIVFSDLAKVAHVSRSYLSSLFKKEVGCSFQTYLVSFRINKAVTLLHAPQLQLSEVAGMVGYPNYAQFSKMFKKLKGCSPKKYRSNLNTKT